The window GCCTCCCCGCGCATTTGGTCGACACTCGCAAATCTCACTTCACCCGCAAGCGGATCTTGCCAGAACCGGCTGTCGCTGCCTCCGGCCGTCATGGGAATGTCTTGCAGACCCGCCAAGGCTTCGATACCCCGCCCAAAATGATCTTCCCGTTCTCCGAATAGAACCTTTCCGATGCGGCGGTTAAAGACGTCCGCGGAGGTTGCCCCGTCGTTCCAAGCGCACTCCGCGCCCCACGCAATACCGTGCCAGTTAGGAGCGTTTAGCGTCCGGCCGCCGTCGTCCCATGCGGTGTTGATGACACCCCACGCGCCGTGCTTCGCGCCGTCACGCGTGAAGTTCTGGATGTTGACCGTCGCGCCGCGAAAGTCGGGAAGGATGCGTCCGTAATTGCGCACGCTGGGGCAGACCACAAAGTCGTATCCGGCTTTCACAAACGGAAGGATTTGGCCTTCGTAGCTGTCGGCGGGTTCGTACCCCCACGTCAGCATGAGCGTATCCTTGGGAATCATGGTGAGCGTCTCAGGATGCTGAAGCACGATATCGCCCCACATCATCATGCGCTTACCGTAGCGCTTCGTGATCAAGGCGTGTACACGCGCGATGTGCTGGGCGTATACCGTTCCTTCGCCCTTCTCTGCGACGAGGGCTTTGGCAGGACCGGTGCCGAGTCCCTGAGTCTCGTCACAGCACACGTTGAAATACGGGAATGGCAACAGCGGCATTTCCTCGGAGTAGAGGTCGTTCAGGAAATCGTAGGTAGCTTCGACGGTTGGGTTCAGTATCCAACTCGTCTCGGCGAGCGGTTTGTACTCGTCGTAACACAACACGCGTTCCATGTGTCCAAACGACTGCTGATTCCCCAAGATGTTGACGTGCCGGGGTATGGCGTAGGCGACCAGCGCCTCCAGTTCAC is drawn from Candidatus Hydrogenedentota bacterium and contains these coding sequences:
- a CDS encoding beta-N-acetylhexosaminidase translates to MRYRIVVCLLGLLCLGFSSYAQSTDALNLIPYPKDVTLETGEFALARPLVLAAPEKWMDLVGPMVREEFSRAGLTPPRLLAVKSKRLEFALLLPEAVPEKAKQSDFEFLPWKAKRDELFPPKSDGGEAFNLFVRPDRVDVKANEAAGLLYGVQTLVQLLRANRIDNSLLCVKIADRPGKLAWRAYQDDLTRIPSSTFETLRRGIDLGAYFKLNVFTYYMESQFAFKKHPIIGPVDGSLTPGELEALVAYAIPRHVNILGNQQSFGHMERVLCYDEYKPLAETSWILNPTVEATYDFLNDLYSEEMPLLPFPYFNVCCDETQGLGTGPAKALVAEKGEGTVYAQHIARVHALITKRYGKRMMMWGDIVLQHPETLTMIPKDTLMLTWGYEPADSYEGQILPFVKAGYDFVVCPSVRNYGRILPDFRGATVNIQNFTRDGAKHGAWGVINTAWDDGGRTLNAPNWHGIAWGAECAWNDGATSADVFNRRIGKVLFGEREDHFGRGIEALAGLQDIPMTAGGSDSRFWQDPLAGEVRFASVDQMRGEA